One region of Chitinophaga varians genomic DNA includes:
- a CDS encoding RagB/SusD family nutrient uptake outer membrane protein: protein MKNTAFILLIGLLGGLLGGCNKYLEVQPDDTMVVPKTLSDLQALLDNTNRMNLQRTPNFSEASADDYFLPGNQFDNIEVELQRIYTWQVKDYLFQNDWSIAYEPIFIANLCLEQLQEIPASSNLSTWNQIKGASLFFRSYYYQQLLWTYAPAYDPATAAKDWGIVLRNTSDFNEPSQRATVQQSYDRVLHDAKEAAALLPDLPALPMRPSKAAAYGLLARTFLSMRMYDSAYQYADAALRIKNDLMNFNGDADINGSITEQVPFRMFNKEILFYTEMATTNYIINPSTVAVDSNIIKQYSPQDLRLIALYTPVDNAYHFKGSYTGNEWQYFTGIATDELFLIRAEGAARTGKLEQAKSDLRALLISRWDKTCAPPVVEPASAIEAIDLILDERRKELYMRGLRWMDIKRLNKEGRNITLQRSVAGKLYKLQPNDKYFALPLPKDIVSSNVPQNP from the coding sequence ATGAAAAACACCGCATTTATACTACTCATTGGCTTATTGGGCGGCCTTCTCGGAGGCTGCAACAAATACTTAGAGGTGCAACCTGACGATACGATGGTTGTTCCCAAAACCCTGTCTGATCTTCAGGCGCTGCTGGACAACACCAACCGCATGAATCTGCAACGGACACCGAATTTTTCAGAAGCATCGGCTGATGATTATTTTTTGCCGGGCAACCAGTTCGATAACATCGAAGTAGAACTACAGCGGATTTACACATGGCAGGTCAAAGACTATTTATTTCAAAATGACTGGTCAATAGCCTACGAGCCAATTTTCATCGCGAACCTTTGTCTGGAGCAGCTACAGGAAATTCCTGCCTCCAGTAACTTGTCAACATGGAATCAAATTAAAGGAGCATCGCTATTTTTTAGAAGTTACTATTACCAACAGTTACTATGGACATATGCGCCTGCATACGATCCCGCTACGGCTGCGAAAGATTGGGGTATCGTGTTGCGTAATACCTCGGATTTTAACGAACCAAGCCAGCGGGCCACCGTACAGCAGTCATATGACCGGGTGTTACACGACGCAAAGGAAGCAGCCGCCTTGCTGCCCGATTTACCTGCCCTTCCCATGCGGCCCTCGAAAGCGGCAGCATACGGCCTACTCGCACGGACTTTTCTTTCCATGCGCATGTATGATAGCGCGTATCAATATGCAGATGCGGCGTTACGGATAAAAAATGACCTTATGAATTTCAACGGTGACGCAGACATAAACGGCAGCATTACCGAACAAGTGCCGTTCCGCATGTTCAATAAGGAGATACTTTTCTATACAGAAATGGCAACAACCAATTACATAATAAATCCTTCCACCGTTGCCGTGGATTCAAACATAATAAAGCAATACAGCCCGCAGGATCTCCGGCTTATTGCGCTGTATACTCCTGTGGACAACGCCTACCACTTTAAAGGTAGTTATACTGGTAACGAGTGGCAGTATTTTACGGGCATCGCCACCGACGAACTGTTTCTGATCCGGGCCGAAGGTGCCGCCAGAACAGGTAAGCTGGAACAGGCAAAATCTGATCTACGGGCCTTGTTGATCTCCCGGTGGGATAAAACCTGCGCCCCTCCTGTGGTCGAACCAGCCAGCGCCATAGAAGCCATAGACCTGATTCTCGATGAACGTCGTAAAGAGCTTTACATGCGGGGACTTCGGTGGATGGACATAAAGCGCCTGAATAAAGAGGGCCGCAATATCACCCTACAGCGTAGTGTAGCAGGTAAGCTCTATAAGCTCCAACCCAACGACAAATATTTCGCATTGCCACTGCCAAAAGATATTGTGAGCAGCAATGTTCCACAGAACCCGTAA